DNA sequence from the Streptomyces canus genome:
GCCCGGACGCCGGAGCGGATCTCGCCGGCCGCGGCCGCGGCGTCGAGCAACTGGGTGCACACGGGCACGAGGCGGTCGAGGAAGTAGGCGTGCAGCGTGTCGAAGCCGGAGTTGTCGGACTGCAGGACGCCCGCGAGCCCGTGCTTGGTGACCAGGAAGTCGACGAAGAGGCTGATCCACTGCTCCAGCGCGGCATGCGCCGTCGTGCTGCTCGCCAGCAGGGCGGGACCGGCCTCGGCGCAGGCGTCGACCTGGTGCCGGTAGACGGCGATGATCAGGTCCGACCGGGTGGGGAAGTGCCGGTAGATCGTGCCCAGCCCGACACCGGCCTCGGCGGCGATGTCACGCACCGGTGCCTCCACGCCCTTGGTGACGAACACCGCGGCGGCCGCGTCGAGCAGGGTCTCCTTGTTGCGCCGGGCGTCTTTCCGGCGTGGGGCCGCACGCTCCGAGTCGTCGTTCACCGTGCCGTTTCCTCCGTCTCCTTGCAAAAACGGAACCGTGTTCCGTATTGTTTCCGGAACGAGGTTCCGTTTGCTCATGATGGCAGAGCGGAGCCCCGGCGACCAAGCCGTGCCCTGCCATCCCATGCCGCACGGCTGCACCCGTCACGGAGGAACATTCATGCAGTACCGCACATTGGGCCGCACCGGTGTCCAGGTCAGCGCCCTCGCGCTCGGCGCGATGAACTTCGGCAGCATCGGCCGCACCACCCAGGACGAGGCCACCGCGATCGTCGACGCCGCTCTCGAGGCCGGCATCAACGTCATCGACACCGCCGACAGGTACGGCGACGGCGAGTCGGAGGAAATGGTCGGCAAGGCCGTCGCCGGCCGCCGCGACGACATCGTGCTGGCCACCAAGGCCGGCATGCCCATCGGGGACGAGCGCAACCACCAGGGCAGTTCACGCCGCTGGCTGGTCACCGAACTGGACGCGAGCCTGCGCCGCCTCGGCGTCGACCACGTCGACCTGTACCAGATCCACCGCTGGGACCCGACCACCGGTGACGAGGAGACCCTGTCGGCCCTCACCGACCTGCAACGCGCCGGAAAGATCCGCTACTTCGGCTCCTCCACCTTCCCCGCCCACCGCATCGTGCAGGCCCAGTGGGCCGCCCACGAACACCGCCTGAGCCGTTACGTCACCGAACAGCCCAGCTACTCCATCCTCCAGCGCGGCATAGAGACCCACGTCCTGCCCGTCACCCAGGAGTACGGGCTCGGCGTGCTGGTATGGAGCCCGCTGGCCTCGGGCTGGCTGTCGGGCGCGATCCGCGCGGGCCGCGACATCACCACCCACCGCTCGGCATTCCTGCCCGCGCGATTCGACACCGCGATCCCCGCCAACCGGGCCCGGCTCGACGCCGTCGAGCGACTCGCCGCGGTCGCCGACGAGGCGGGCCTCACGCTCATCCAGCTCGCACTCGGCTTCGTGACCGCGCACCCCGGCGTGACCAGCGCCCTCGTCGGCCCCCGTACGGTCGACCACCTGCGCGCCCAACTCGCCGC
Encoded proteins:
- a CDS encoding TetR/AcrR family transcriptional regulator, producing the protein MNDDSERAAPRRKDARRNKETLLDAAAAVFVTKGVEAPVRDIAAEAGVGLGTIYRHFPTRSDLIIAVYRHQVDACAEAGPALLASSTTAHAALEQWISLFVDFLVTKHGLAGVLQSDNSGFDTLHAYFLDRLVPVCTQLLDAAAAAGEIRSGVRAYELMRGVGNLCIGADSDPDYDPRRLVGILITGLRLRG
- a CDS encoding aldo/keto reductase — translated: MQYRTLGRTGVQVSALALGAMNFGSIGRTTQDEATAIVDAALEAGINVIDTADRYGDGESEEMVGKAVAGRRDDIVLATKAGMPIGDERNHQGSSRRWLVTELDASLRRLGVDHVDLYQIHRWDPTTGDEETLSALTDLQRAGKIRYFGSSTFPAHRIVQAQWAAHEHRLSRYVTEQPSYSILQRGIETHVLPVTQEYGLGVLVWSPLASGWLSGAIRAGRDITTHRSAFLPARFDTAIPANRARLDAVERLAAVADEAGLTLIQLALGFVTAHPGVTSALVGPRTVDHLRAQLAAADTVLTDDVLDAIDEIVAPGTDLAPDEKHDAPPALLDPSLRRR